The genomic DNA GAACGCAGCGGGTTCCAATGATGCTTTGGGCTACATCAGCAACACGGATCTCCGGCCCTGCCGCTATATCCCCGAAGTGGACCTTCAGATACTGCAGGGCAACAGCCGCCCCACGGTTTCCCAGGGGGCCTGTCCTTCGCTGCGTTTTTTCGCCAATGCAGGCCGCGCCAGCGATGAACTCCTGTTCAAGCCCATCGTGATCTCCGGCCTGCTTGCCGGGGAATCGCAGGGGGCTTTCCGCGTGCCGTCGTCGGGGTTCATGTACAACAACCGCATGTATGTGTTCTTCACCAGCAGGATTCGGGATGCCGACGGAGACGGAGTGCCGGAGGCCTTGCTACAGTCGCTGCTGGCCAAGTCTGATCAGCCCGTCGCGAACTGGACTGATCAGACTCCGCCATCATTCACGCGCCTGTACACGGTCTCCGCGCACAGCCCCCTGGCCGATCCGGCGAATCCGCCTGCTGAAGCCGGCGAGCCGGGCAAATTAATGTATTCCATACCGATGGTGATGGATTCGGCGGCGCTGTCCGCGGCCGGATTATTGTCCGGGCTGCCCGCGGAGCTGCGCACCGCGGCCAGCGTCCTGTTCGTATACTCCGCCAGCTACCGGATCACGCGCAGCAACGTGTTTCTGGCGGCGGTCGCTCTGGCGGATGTGGAGGCTGGCCCATCGCGCTGGTTCTACTATCGTGGAAACAGCCAATGGTCCAGCAACGAAGTGGACGCCGCGCCTTTGTTGGAAGGCACGCCGAATGTCGGCAACTTTTCCGTCAAATGGATCAGCGCGCTGCAGCGCTTTGTGATGCTGCGCACTACGGTGGGCCAAATTTCCGGGCTAACCGCCACCACTCCCTGGGGGCCATGGAGCCCGCCCGTTACCCTTTACACCATCCGCGACACCTGGAGCCGCAAGCTTTCACACCATACTGGAGA from Acidobacteriota bacterium includes the following:
- a CDS encoding DUF4185 domain-containing protein; translated protein: MYKHMLRAVVVLLACADGSGLAVAQSSVPQFIPGSTLPRMQLTGEHFQIFPNGTYFNEITSAQTLTRYGILGSDLGYPITVGDRTYFLFGDTIGNYLNAGRYTQARLNAAGSNDALGYISNTDLRPCRYIPEVDLQILQGNSRPTVSQGACPSLRFFANAGRASDELLFKPIVISGLLAGESQGAFRVPSSGFMYNNRMYVFFTSRIRDADGDGVPEALLQSLLAKSDQPVANWTDQTPPSFTRLYTVSAHSPLADPANPPAEAGEPGKLMYSIPMVMDSAALSAAGLLSGLPAELRTAASVLFVYSASYRITRSNVFLAAVALADVEAGPSRWFYYRGNSQWSSNEVDAAPLLEGTPNVGNFSVKWISALQRFVMLRTTVGQISGLTATTPWGPWSPPVTLYTIRDTWSRKLSHHTGDPIVRSLVPIYDRNGSPIDIGNGEGASVYGPYLLDQITQNPDGTVTLYYTLSLWNPYQAFLFSSTVSAGAPLPTASTVNAASFAPGALASGAIASLFGSGLAPSTSSTPSTTTCPSRWQASASTYRISRAPLLRLLCFSFPRARSISCCRRAWRPAAPRPPCCAISRPRPARR